A region of Streptomyces sp. NBC_00654 DNA encodes the following proteins:
- the nuoL gene encoding NADH-quinone oxidoreductase subunit L: MENLIALLVAAPLLGAVVLLCGGRRLDRAGHWLGTLLAAASFVVGVVLFLDMLGKGAEDRALHQKLFSWIPVEGFQADIAFQLDQLSMTFVLLITGVGTLIHIYSIGYMEHDERRRRFFGYLNLFLAAMLLLVIADNYLLLYVGWEGVGLASYLLIGFWQHKPSAATAAKKAFLVNRVGDMGLSIAIMLMFTTFGTFAFGPVLESTGETSQGKLTAIGLMLLLAACGKSAQVPLQSWLGDAMEGPTPVSALIHAATMVTAGVYLIVRSGAIFNAAPDAQMAVVIVGAVTLLFGAIVGCAKDDIKKALAGSTMSQIGYMILAAGLGPIGYVFAIMHLVTHGFFKAGLFLGAGSVMHGMNDEVDMRKYGGLRKYMPVTFITFGLGYLAIIGFPGLSGFFSKDKIIEAAFAKGGTEGWILGSVALLGAAITAFYMTRVMLLTFFGEKRWQPDAEGHEPHPHESPKSMTIPMIVLAFGSVFAGGFFSIGDRFMHWLEPVTGHDHGHAPVSATTVTGATMVVLVIGVAIAWLMYGRKPVPVVAPRGSLLTRAARRDLLQDDFNHVVLVRGGEHLTRSLVYVDHTLVDGVVNGTAASVGGLSGRLRKLQNGYARSYAVSMFGGTAVLIAATLLMRAV; this comes from the coding sequence GTGGAGAACCTGATTGCGCTGCTCGTCGCGGCGCCCCTGCTCGGAGCGGTGGTCCTGCTGTGCGGCGGCCGCCGGCTGGACCGTGCCGGACACTGGCTCGGCACACTGCTCGCCGCCGCCTCGTTCGTCGTCGGAGTCGTCCTCTTCCTCGACATGCTGGGCAAGGGGGCCGAGGACCGGGCCCTGCACCAGAAGCTGTTCAGCTGGATTCCGGTCGAGGGCTTCCAGGCCGACATCGCCTTCCAGCTCGACCAGCTGTCGATGACGTTCGTGCTGCTGATCACGGGTGTGGGCACGCTGATCCACATCTACTCCATCGGCTACATGGAGCACGACGAGCGCAGGCGCCGCTTCTTCGGCTATCTGAACCTGTTCCTCGCGGCGATGCTCCTGCTCGTCATCGCCGACAACTACCTGCTGCTGTACGTCGGGTGGGAGGGCGTCGGCCTGGCGTCGTACCTGCTGATCGGCTTCTGGCAGCACAAGCCCAGCGCGGCCACCGCGGCCAAGAAGGCCTTCCTGGTCAACCGGGTCGGCGACATGGGCCTGTCGATCGCCATCATGCTGATGTTCACCACCTTCGGCACCTTCGCCTTCGGCCCGGTGCTGGAGTCGACCGGTGAGACGAGCCAGGGCAAGCTGACGGCCATCGGCCTGATGCTGCTGCTCGCCGCCTGCGGCAAGTCGGCCCAGGTACCGCTCCAGTCGTGGCTCGGTGACGCGATGGAGGGCCCGACCCCGGTCTCCGCCCTCATCCACGCCGCCACCATGGTGACCGCGGGTGTCTATCTCATCGTCAGGTCCGGCGCGATCTTCAACGCCGCCCCGGACGCACAGATGGCCGTCGTCATCGTCGGTGCCGTCACGCTCCTGTTCGGTGCGATCGTCGGTTGCGCGAAGGACGACATCAAGAAGGCGCTCGCCGGGTCGACGATGTCGCAGATCGGCTACATGATCCTGGCCGCGGGCCTCGGCCCCATCGGCTATGTCTTCGCGATCATGCACCTGGTGACGCACGGCTTCTTCAAGGCCGGGCTCTTCCTCGGTGCCGGTTCGGTCATGCACGGCATGAACGACGAGGTCGACATGCGCAAGTACGGCGGCCTGCGGAAGTACATGCCGGTCACCTTCATCACCTTCGGGCTCGGCTATCTCGCGATCATCGGCTTCCCCGGTCTGTCCGGCTTCTTCTCCAAGGACAAGATCATCGAGGCGGCCTTCGCCAAGGGCGGCACCGAGGGCTGGATCCTCGGCTCGGTCGCCCTGCTGGGCGCCGCGATCACCGCGTTCTACATGACCCGCGTGATGCTGCTGACGTTCTTCGGCGAGAAGCGCTGGCAGCCGGACGCCGAAGGGCACGAGCCGCACCCGCACGAGTCCCCGAAGTCGATGACGATCCCCATGATCGTGCTGGCCTTCGGTTCGGTCTTCGCCGGTGGCTTCTTCTCCATCGGCGACCGGTTCATGCACTGGCTGGAGCCCGTCACAGGACACGACCACGGCCACGCCCCGGTCAGCGCGACCACCGTCACCGGCGCCACCATGGTGGTCCTGGTCATCGGCGTCGCCATCGCCTGGCTGATGTATGGACGCAAGCCCGTCCCCGTCGTCGCCCCGCGCGGCTCGCTGCTCACCCGGGCCGCCCGCCGCGACCTGCTCCAGGACGACTTCAACCATGTGGTCCTGGTCCGCGGCGGCGAGCACCTCACCCGCTCCCTGGTCTATGTCGACCACACCCTGGTCGACGGTGTCGTCAACGGCACGGCCGCCTCGGTCGGCGGGCTCTCCGGCCGGCTGCGCAAGCTGCAGAACGGCTACGCCCGCTCCTACGCGGTCTCGATGTTCGGCGGTACGGCCGTGCTCATCGCCGCAACCCTGCTGATGAGGGCGGTCTGA